In a genomic window of Streptococcus oralis subsp. tigurinus:
- the galU gene encoding UTP--glucose-1-phosphate uridylyltransferase GalU yields the protein MKQKVRKAVIPAAGLGTRFLPATKALAKEMLPIVDKPTIQFIVEEALKSGIEDILVVTGKSKRSIEDHFDSNFELEYNLKEKGKTDLLKLVDETTGMRLHFIRQTHPRGLGDAVLQAKAFVGNEPFVVMLGDDLMDITNEKAVPLTKQLMDDYERTHASTIAVMPVPHDEVSAYGVIAPQGEGKDGLYSVETFVEKPAPEDAPSDLAIIGRYLLTPEIFQILENQAPGAGNEIQLTDAIDTLNKTQRVFAREFKGARYDVGDKFGFMKTSIDYALKHPQVKDDLKDYLIQLGKELAEGE from the coding sequence ATGAAACAAAAAGTCAGAAAAGCAGTCATCCCTGCCGCTGGATTGGGAACTCGTTTCCTCCCAGCAACTAAGGCCTTGGCCAAGGAAATGTTGCCAATCGTAGACAAGCCCACTATCCAGTTTATCGTTGAAGAAGCTCTCAAATCTGGTATCGAAGATATCTTGGTTGTTACGGGTAAGTCAAAACGTTCCATCGAGGACCACTTCGACTCAAACTTCGAATTGGAATACAACCTCAAAGAAAAAGGGAAAACAGATCTTCTGAAGCTAGTTGATGAAACAACTGGCATGCGCCTGCATTTTATCCGTCAAACACATCCACGTGGTCTCGGAGATGCTGTCTTGCAAGCCAAAGCTTTCGTCGGAAATGAACCTTTTGTCGTTATGCTTGGTGATGACTTGATGGATATCACGAACGAAAAGGCTGTTCCACTTACCAAACAACTCATGGATGACTACGAGCGTACCCACGCGTCTACTATCGCTGTTATGCCAGTCCCTCACGACGAAGTCTCTGCTTACGGGGTTATTGCTCCACAAGGCGAAGGAAAAGACGGCCTTTATAGCGTTGAAACCTTCGTTGAAAAACCTGCGCCAGAGGATGCTCCTAGCGACCTTGCTATCATCGGACGCTACCTCCTCACTCCTGAAATTTTCCAAATCCTCGAAAACCAAGCTCCAGGTGCAGGAAATGAAATTCAGCTGACAGATGCAATCGATACCCTCAATAAAACACAACGTGTGTTTGCTCGTGAGTTCAAGGGGGCTCGTTACGATGTCGGGGACAAGTTTGGCTTTATGAAAACATCCATCGACTACGCTCTCAAACACCCACAAGTTAAAGACGACTTGAAAGACTACCTCATCCAACTTGGGAAAGAGTTAGCTGAGGGGGAATAG
- a CDS encoding rhomboid family intramembrane serine protease produces the protein MKEIFDKRYPVTSFFLLVTGFVFLLMLITTGVNFDQAKTLFQFGAMYGPTIRLFPEQIWRLFSAIFVHIGWEHFIVNMLSLYFLGRQVEEIFGSKQFFFLYLLSGMMGNLFVFAFTPKVLAAGASTSLYGLFATIIVLRYATRNPYIQQLGQSYLTLFVINIIGSVLIPGISLAGHIGGAVGGAFLAIIFPVKWGKRMYSTSQRIGAALFFIALAVFLFYKGMNYV, from the coding sequence ATGAAGGAAATTTTTGACAAACGTTACCCTGTGACTAGTTTTTTTCTCCTAGTGACTGGCTTTGTATTTCTACTGATGCTGATTACTACGGGTGTGAACTTTGATCAGGCAAAAACTCTTTTTCAGTTTGGAGCTATGTATGGACCGACTATTCGTCTGTTTCCAGAGCAGATCTGGCGCCTTTTTTCGGCTATATTTGTGCACATAGGCTGGGAGCATTTCATTGTCAATATGCTTTCTCTCTACTTTCTTGGACGACAGGTGGAGGAGATTTTCGGCTCTAAGCAGTTCTTCTTTCTCTATCTCTTATCAGGAATGATGGGCAATCTCTTTGTGTTTGCTTTTACACCGAAAGTCCTTGCAGCAGGAGCATCCACTTCTCTTTACGGACTATTTGCTACGATTATTGTTTTGCGCTACGCAACTCGCAACCCCTATATCCAGCAGTTAGGGCAATCCTACCTGACGCTTTTTGTGATAAATATCATTGGAAGTGTTCTGATCCCAGGAATCAGCCTAGCAGGGCATATTGGCGGCGCAGTAGGTGGGGCCTTTCTAGCAATCATCTTTCCAGTCAAATGGGGAAAAAGGATGTATAGTACCAGCCAGCGAATCGGAGCAGCCCTATTTTTTATCGCACTAGCCGTTTTCCTTTTCTATAAAGGAATGAACTATGTGTAG
- a CDS encoding 5-formyltetrahydrofolate cyclo-ligase: MKSELRKQVLQEMKSTPQKQKMAMDQALTERFLNHPFYQEARVIATYLSFPHEFQTQGLINQALKDGKKVLIPKTYPKGFMEFVVYNPQQLKKTSFGLLEPQGGLEVVDTSRIDLIHVPGLAFTTEGYRIGYGGGYYDRYLENFAGQTMSTIYPCQIQNFNSEDHDIPVQEVLIYEGNF; this comes from the coding sequence ATGAAATCGGAATTGCGCAAGCAAGTCTTGCAAGAAATGAAGTCTACCCCTCAGAAACAAAAAATGGCTATGGATCAAGCCTTAACAGAACGATTTTTGAATCATCCTTTTTACCAAGAAGCCAGGGTCATCGCAACCTACCTCTCTTTTCCGCATGAGTTTCAAACGCAGGGACTGATCAACCAGGCATTGAAGGACGGCAAAAAGGTTTTGATACCTAAAACCTATCCCAAGGGTTTCATGGAGTTTGTGGTCTACAATCCACAGCAGTTGAAAAAAACTTCCTTTGGTTTACTGGAGCCCCAAGGGGGCTTGGAAGTGGTGGATACCTCCCGGATTGATCTGATTCATGTTCCGGGCTTGGCTTTTACGACAGAGGGTTATCGGATCGGATATGGCGGAGGCTATTACGACCGCTATCTGGAGAATTTTGCTGGTCAGACCATGAGTACAATCTATCCTTGTCAAATCCAGAATTTCAACTCGGAAGACCATGATATTCCCGTTCAGGAGGTGCTAATCTATGAAGGAAATTTTTGA
- a CDS encoding N-acetyldiaminopimelate deacetylase, with translation MLDLIQTRRDLHQIPEIGLEEFKTQAYLLAVIEKLTAGKDFVQVRTWRTGILVYLQGSQPERTIGWRTDIDGLPIVEQTGLPFSSQHHGRMHACGHDFHMTIALGCLERALEEQPKNNLLFLFQPAEENEAGGMLMYEDGAFGDWLPDQFYGLHVRPDLKVGQIATNTHTLFAGTCEVKIRFKGKGGHAAFPHEANDALVAASYFVTQVQSVVSRNVNPIEGAVVTFGVFQAGTTNNVITDTAFLHGTIRALTQDMSLLVQKRVKTVAEGVAAAFDMEVEVELKQGGYLPVENNPALARELMTFFEEKEGIELIDIEPAMTGEDFGYLLSKVDGVMFWLGIDSPYALHHPQMSPKEEALAIGVDAVSSFLQKKAAE, from the coding sequence ATGTTAGATTTGATTCAGACTAGACGAGATTTACACCAAATTCCAGAGATTGGCTTGGAGGAGTTCAAGACTCAGGCTTATTTGTTGGCTGTGATTGAGAAATTGACTGCGGGCAAGGACTTTGTTCAAGTTCGTACCTGGCGGACAGGGATTTTGGTCTACCTGCAGGGAAGCCAGCCAGAGCGGACCATTGGTTGGCGGACAGATATTGATGGCCTACCTATCGTCGAACAAACGGGCCTTCCTTTTTCTTCCCAACATCACGGTCGTATGCATGCTTGTGGCCATGATTTTCACATGACCATTGCCTTGGGCTGTCTCGAACGAGCTCTTGAGGAGCAACCAAAGAATAATCTGCTTTTTCTGTTTCAACCTGCTGAAGAAAATGAAGCTGGTGGTATGCTCATGTATGAGGACGGTGCTTTTGGGGACTGGTTGCCAGACCAGTTTTATGGACTCCATGTTCGTCCAGATTTGAAAGTCGGCCAGATTGCGACCAATACCCATACACTTTTTGCAGGGACTTGTGAGGTGAAGATTCGTTTCAAAGGAAAAGGAGGACACGCAGCCTTTCCACATGAAGCCAATGACGCCTTAGTGGCCGCTAGTTACTTTGTGACCCAGGTACAGTCAGTTGTCAGCCGCAATGTCAATCCAATCGAAGGAGCAGTGGTCACCTTTGGCGTTTTTCAGGCTGGAACAACTAACAATGTCATTACAGACACAGCCTTTTTACACGGAACCATTCGAGCTTTGACTCAGGACATGAGCCTCTTGGTGCAAAAAAGAGTCAAGACAGTCGCAGAAGGTGTTGCAGCAGCCTTTGATATGGAAGTCGAAGTGGAACTCAAACAAGGAGGTTACCTGCCTGTTGAGAATAATCCAGCCTTGGCGCGTGAACTGATGACATTCTTTGAAGAAAAAGAAGGAATCGAGTTGATTGATATCGAGCCTGCTATGACAGGTGAAGATTTTGGTTACCTCCTTTCGAAGGTAGACGGTGTTATGTTCTGGCTAGGTATCGATAGTCCTTACGCCCTTCACCACCCTCAGATGAGCCCCAAGGAAGAAGCCTTAGCCATTGGGGTGGATGCGGTCTCTAGCTTTCTTCAAAAGAAGGCGGCAGAGTAG
- the dapD gene encoding 2,3,4,5-tetrahydropyridine-2,6-dicarboxylate N-acetyltransferase gives MTATKMNAQEIIQFIANAEKKTSVKVTFEGQLASAVPSSVVKLGNVLFGDWKDIAPLLEGLVENQDYVVEQDARNSAVPLLDKRAINARIEPGAIIRDQVEIGDNAVIMMGAVINIGAEIGAGTMIDMGAILGGRAIVGKNSHVGAGAVLAGVIEPASADPVRVGDNVLIGANAVVIEGVQIGSGSVVAAGAIVTQDVPENVVVAGVPARIIKEIDAQTQQKTALEDALRTL, from the coding sequence ATGACTGCCACAAAAATGAATGCCCAAGAAATCATCCAATTTATCGCCAATGCAGAGAAGAAAACCAGTGTCAAAGTAACCTTTGAAGGACAACTAGCGTCTGCTGTTCCTAGCTCTGTTGTCAAATTAGGCAATGTTCTTTTTGGAGATTGGAAGGATATCGCTCCGCTTCTCGAAGGCTTGGTAGAAAATCAAGATTATGTTGTCGAACAAGATGCTCGTAATTCTGCCGTTCCTTTGTTAGATAAACGTGCTATCAATGCTCGTATCGAGCCAGGTGCTATTATCCGCGACCAAGTGGAAATTGGTGACAATGCTGTTATCATGATGGGAGCTGTTATCAATATTGGAGCAGAAATCGGTGCAGGAACCATGATTGATATGGGTGCTATCCTTGGTGGTCGTGCCATCGTTGGGAAGAACAGCCACGTTGGTGCAGGGGCAGTTTTGGCAGGTGTGATTGAACCAGCTAGTGCCGATCCAGTCCGTGTCGGGGACAATGTTCTCATCGGAGCCAATGCAGTGGTCATCGAAGGTGTCCAAATCGGTAGTGGTTCAGTTGTCGCTGCAGGAGCTATCGTGACTCAAGATGTTCCAGAAAATGTAGTGGTAGCAGGCGTTCCAGCTCGTATTATCAAAGAGATTGATGCCCAAACCCAACAAAAAACAGCGCTAGAAGATGCGCTTCGTACCTTGTAA
- a CDS encoding DMT family transporter: MNKYQKKILKGTFYSLFSGLIWGICGILGEYFFTHYPVSSGWITSMRLLVAGSLVLGLSAFQLRSRLLDIWKDKKNYLPFLAYAILGIFSVQFFFYLCVEYSNATTATILQFISPIFILFYNRIIYQKKASITAVFYVLIAMLGVFLMATKGDLSQLSMTPLALVTGLLSAVGVMFNVILPQRFARRYGFVPTVGWGMILAGLFSNFLYPIYRISFQVDLVSVLICLTIAVFGTAFAFFLSMKAVSLVSPLVVSVVSASEPLSSALLSVLFLGLVLDGFLVLAMILIIVPMVFLSIEEAKEGK; the protein is encoded by the coding sequence ATGAATAAGTATCAAAAGAAGATTTTGAAGGGAACCTTTTATTCACTGTTCTCGGGTCTTATCTGGGGGATTTGCGGGATTTTAGGAGAGTATTTTTTCACTCATTACCCAGTATCGTCAGGTTGGATTACCTCTATGCGGTTGCTTGTGGCGGGGAGTTTGGTTTTAGGGTTATCTGCCTTTCAGTTGCGTAGCCGTTTGTTGGATATCTGGAAAGATAAGAAAAATTATCTACCTTTTTTAGCCTATGCTATTCTAGGTATTTTTTCTGTGCAGTTTTTCTTTTATCTCTGCGTTGAGTATTCCAATGCGACGACGGCGACCATTTTGCAATTTATCAGCCCTATTTTTATCCTGTTTTACAATCGAATCATTTACCAGAAGAAGGCTTCGATTACAGCTGTTTTCTATGTTTTGATTGCCATGCTAGGTGTTTTTTTGATGGCTACAAAAGGGGATTTGTCCCAGCTGTCCATGACACCTTTGGCTCTAGTAACAGGTTTGCTCAGTGCAGTAGGGGTCATGTTTAATGTTATCCTGCCTCAGCGTTTTGCACGGCGTTACGGATTTGTTCCGACTGTTGGTTGGGGGATGATTCTGGCAGGGCTCTTTAGTAATTTTCTTTACCCTATTTATCGGATAAGTTTTCAAGTGGATCTGGTAAGTGTGCTAATTTGTCTGACGATTGCCGTATTTGGAACAGCTTTTGCCTTCTTCCTGTCTATGAAGGCCGTCTCTCTCGTTTCTCCTCTCGTTGTCTCTGTAGTGAGCGCTAGCGAGCCTCTCTCTTCGGCCCTATTGAGCGTTCTCTTTCTCGGTCTGGTCCTAGATGGATTTCTAGTTTTGGCCATGATTTTGATCATCGTCCCTATGGTCTTCTTGTCTATCGAAGAAGCCAAAGAAGGGAAGTAA
- the pbp1b gene encoding penicillin-binding protein PBP1B, giving the protein MKKRIDELKTKMLHFFQQLMQRIAKWKKRLAEKLADKKTGKKGTSSDKVRKAGPIFAKILSGFKIVFNTLFILGFIGGLFGAGAAMGYGVALFDKAQVPQAEELVKQVKDIASISEITYSDGSAIASIEGDLLRTSVASGAISDNLKKAIIATEDENFNEHKGVVPKAVIRATLGTFVGLGSSSGGSTLTQQVIKQQVVGDAPTLARKAKEIIDALALERAMGKDEILTTYLNIAPFGRNHKGQNIAGAQQAAEGIFGVKASDLTVPQAAFIAGLPQSPISYSPYESDGSMKSEEDLALGVKRARDVLYNMYRTGALSQEDYDKYKDYDFKNDFLPSGSVSGTSRDYLYFATLAEATDRMYDYLIQRDNVSVKEQKNESIQKAYRDLATKEIENGGYKITTTINKNVHAAMQNAVATYGYLLDDSTGQPEVGNVLMDNQTGAILGFVGGRNYQKNQNNHAIDTKRSPASTTKPILAYSIAIDQGLMGSASILSNYPTNFSNGNPIMYVNSPGTGMMTLGEALNYSWNIPAYWTYRTLREKGVDVKGYMEKMGYEIPEYGIESLPMGGGIDVTVAQHTNGYQTLANNGVYHKKHMIAKIESTDGRVVYEHKDKPVQVYSKATATIMQSLLRDVISSRITSSFQTDLATINPSLASADWIGKTGTTNEDENMWLMLSTPRLTLGGWLGHDDNRPLAKGAGHYRNANYMAHLVNAIQQAKPGIWGNERFNLDSSVTKSQVLKSTGEKPGKVSINGKEVNVFGSTVTSYWATKEGAPVTTYRFAIGGSDADYQNAWKNILGSIPAVTPPSSSSGSGTTSSSGNTQSGSSGRSRLFNR; this is encoded by the coding sequence ATGAAAAAAAGAATTGATGAATTAAAAACAAAAATGCTGCATTTTTTCCAGCAACTAATGCAACGAATTGCAAAATGGAAGAAAAGACTAGCAGAAAAACTAGCTGATAAGAAAACCGGTAAAAAGGGGACCTCTTCTGATAAAGTTAGAAAGGCAGGGCCTATTTTCGCTAAGATTTTGAGTGGGTTTAAAATAGTCTTTAACACTCTCTTTATCCTAGGTTTTATCGGTGGACTGTTTGGTGCTGGGGCGGCTATGGGTTATGGAGTTGCCCTATTTGACAAGGCCCAAGTTCCTCAAGCAGAAGAGTTGGTCAAGCAAGTGAAGGATATTGCCTCTATCTCAGAAATCACTTATTCTGACGGCAGTGCCATTGCCTCGATCGAGGGCGATTTGTTGCGCACTTCAGTCGCTTCAGGCGCTATTTCGGATAATCTTAAAAAGGCTATCATTGCGACAGAAGACGAGAATTTCAACGAGCACAAGGGAGTCGTGCCTAAGGCCGTTATTCGTGCGACCTTGGGAACTTTTGTCGGTCTGGGGTCATCCAGTGGTGGTTCGACCTTGACTCAGCAGGTTATCAAGCAACAAGTGGTGGGAGATGCTCCCACTCTAGCTCGTAAGGCTAAAGAAATCATTGATGCTCTAGCTTTAGAGCGAGCTATGGGTAAGGATGAGATTTTAACAACCTACCTTAACATTGCTCCTTTTGGTCGCAATCATAAAGGACAAAATATTGCAGGTGCCCAACAGGCTGCAGAAGGGATCTTTGGGGTTAAGGCTTCGGATTTAACGGTCCCTCAAGCAGCCTTTATCGCAGGATTGCCACAGAGCCCAATTAGTTACTCTCCTTATGAATCTGACGGTAGTATGAAGAGCGAGGAGGATTTGGCTCTGGGGGTCAAACGGGCTAGAGATGTTCTCTATAATATGTACCGGACAGGGGCTCTAAGTCAGGAAGATTACGACAAGTACAAGGATTATGATTTTAAGAACGACTTCTTACCATCTGGTAGTGTCAGTGGTACTTCGCGTGACTATCTCTACTTCGCAACCTTGGCAGAAGCTACTGATCGGATGTATGACTATCTGATTCAGAGAGATAATGTTTCTGTAAAAGAGCAAAAGAATGAATCCATCCAGAAAGCTTATCGTGATTTAGCGACTAAGGAAATTGAAAATGGTGGATATAAGATTACGACGACTATTAATAAAAATGTTCATGCTGCGATGCAAAATGCGGTGGCAACCTACGGCTATCTGCTAGATGATTCGACAGGCCAGCCTGAGGTGGGGAATGTCCTCATGGACAACCAAACGGGAGCTATTCTTGGATTTGTCGGTGGTCGCAATTATCAAAAAAATCAGAATAACCATGCTATCGACACAAAACGTTCTCCTGCTTCGACTACTAAGCCGATATTGGCTTACAGTATTGCCATTGACCAAGGTCTGATGGGAAGTGCAAGTATCTTATCAAACTATCCAACCAACTTTTCAAACGGCAATCCTATCATGTATGTCAATAGTCCTGGTACAGGGATGATGACGTTAGGGGAGGCCCTCAACTACTCATGGAATATCCCAGCCTACTGGACTTATCGTACACTCCGAGAGAAGGGTGTTGATGTTAAAGGCTATATGGAAAAAATGGGTTACGAAATCCCAGAATATGGTATTGAGAGTTTACCGATGGGCGGAGGAATTGACGTTACAGTTGCTCAGCATACTAACGGATATCAGACTTTGGCCAACAACGGAGTTTACCATAAGAAACATATGATCGCGAAGATCGAGTCAACAGATGGTCGAGTGGTATACGAGCACAAGGATAAACCTGTCCAAGTTTATTCAAAAGCGACAGCGACCATCATGCAAAGTTTGCTTCGCGATGTTATCTCATCTCGGATTACCTCAAGTTTCCAGACAGACTTGGCTACCATCAATCCAAGCCTTGCTAGCGCCGACTGGATTGGAAAAACTGGTACAACCAATGAAGATGAAAATATGTGGCTTATGCTTTCTACGCCTCGCTTGACCTTGGGTGGCTGGCTAGGTCATGATGACAACCGCCCGCTAGCCAAAGGGGCGGGCCACTACCGCAATGCCAACTATATGGCCCACTTGGTTAATGCCATTCAACAAGCAAAACCTGGCATTTGGGGGAATGAGCGCTTTAATCTCGACTCAAGTGTGACCAAGTCACAAGTTCTCAAGTCGACAGGGGAGAAACCGGGCAAGGTTTCAATTAATGGCAAAGAAGTTAACGTTTTCGGTTCTACCGTAACAAGTTACTGGGCTACTAAAGAAGGAGCGCCAGTAACCACCTACCGCTTCGCTATTGGAGGAAGCGATGCAGATTATCAGAATGCGTGGAAGAATATCCTAGGAAGCATTCCTGCAGTAACTCCTCCAAGCTCAAGTAGCGGTTCGGGAACAACAAGTTCGAGTGGAAATACTCAGAGTGGCTCTTCAGGTCGTTCCCGTCTATTTAATCGATAA
- the tyrS gene encoding tyrosine--tRNA ligase, with protein sequence MHIFDELKERGLIFQTTDEEALRKALEEGQVSYYTGYDPTADSLHLGHLVAILTSRRLQLAGHKPYALVGGATGLIGDPSFKDAERSLQTKDTVEGWVKSIQGQLSRFLDFENGENKAVMVNNYDWFGSISFIDFLRDVGKYFTVNYMMSKESVKKRIETGISYTEFAYQIMQGYDFYVLNQEHNVTLQIGGSDQWGNMTAGTELLRRKADKTGHVITVPLITDATGKKFGKSEGNAVWLNPEKTSPYEMYQFWMNVMDADAVRFLKIFTFLSLDEIEDIRKQFEAAPHERLAQKVLAREVVTLVHGEEAYKEALNITEQLFAGNIKNLSVKELKQGLRGVPNYQVQADENHNIVELLVSSGVVNSKRQAREDVQNGAIYVNGDRIQDLDYVLNDADKLENELTVIRRGKKKYFVLTY encoded by the coding sequence ATGCACATTTTTGATGAGCTAAAAGAGCGTGGTTTGATTTTTCAAACGACTGATGAAGAAGCTTTGCGTAAAGCCCTAGAAGAAGGTCAAGTTTCTTATTATACTGGCTACGATCCAACTGCTGACAGCCTTCACCTCGGTCACCTTGTCGCAATCTTGACAAGTCGTCGTTTGCAACTAGCAGGTCACAAACCTTATGCGCTCGTTGGCGGTGCTACAGGTCTCATCGGAGATCCGTCCTTCAAAGATGCTGAGCGTAGTCTCCAAACAAAAGACACAGTAGAGGGCTGGGTCAAGTCTATCCAAGGACAACTTTCTCGTTTTCTTGACTTTGAAAATGGGGAAAATAAAGCTGTCATGGTCAACAACTACGACTGGTTTGGCAGCATCAGCTTCATTGACTTCCTCCGTGATGTCGGAAAATACTTCACTGTCAACTACATGATGAGCAAGGAGTCTGTGAAGAAACGGATTGAAACAGGGATTTCTTACACTGAGTTTGCCTACCAAATCATGCAAGGGTATGACTTCTACGTCCTTAACCAAGAGCACAACGTAACGCTACAAATCGGTGGTTCTGACCAGTGGGGAAATATGACCGCAGGTACCGAATTGCTTCGTCGTAAGGCTGACAAGACTGGTCACGTTATTACTGTTCCACTCATCACAGACGCAACTGGTAAGAAATTTGGTAAATCTGAAGGAAACGCTGTTTGGCTCAACCCTGAAAAGACTTCTCCATACGAAATGTACCAATTCTGGATGAACGTCATGGACGCTGACGCTGTTCGCTTCTTGAAGATCTTTACCTTCTTGTCACTGGACGAGATTGAAGACATCCGCAAACAATTTGAAGCAGCACCACACGAACGCTTGGCTCAAAAAGTCTTGGCTCGTGAAGTCGTGACACTTGTTCACGGTGAAGAAGCTTACAAGGAAGCCCTCAATATCACCGAGCAACTCTTTGCAGGAAACATCAAAAACCTTTCTGTCAAAGAACTCAAACAAGGACTTCGTGGTGTGCCAAACTACCAAGTACAAGCAGACGAAAACCACAACATCGTAGAACTCCTCGTATCTTCTGGTGTGGTTAATTCAAAACGTCAAGCCCGCGAGGATGTTCAAAATGGAGCTATCTACGTCAACGGTGATCGTATCCAAGACCTTGACTATGTCTTGAATGACGCAGATAAGTTAGAGAACGAACTCACTGTTATCCGTCGTGGTAAGAAAAAATACTTTGTATTGACTTACTAA
- a CDS encoding heavy metal translocating P-type ATPase: MSFKVLYRGYQHIRLSSSFSLTLDIQDYLRSLARDEKGIESIQFYMDQQHFTLRIKEGFSVLDNAEAFLKRIDKGKVSELMTLPVRREESAYSIVSGAAIKRVLFRSLVPSPIRYIWTCYQAFGYVKEAYQTLARKELTMEVLDCSAILLSLFMNQSKTASNIMFMLDLGNHLDQWSLKKTATDLEQSLLAKESDVFLVQGDTVVSIKSSDVQIGDVLVLSQGNEILFDGQVVSGLGMVNESSLTGESFPVEKRESDSVCANTVLETGELRIRVTDNQMNSRILQLIELMKKSEENKKTKQRYFIKMADKVVKYNFLGAGLTYLLTGSFSKAISFLLVDFSCALKISTPVAYLTAIKEGLNREMVIKDGDVLEKYLEVDTFLFDKTGTITTSYPIVEKVLPFGDYSEEDILRISACLEEHIYHPIANAIVKQAEIEGIEHEEMHGKLQYIASKGIKSHIDGQPVLIGNYVLMQDEQIHISSEQNALIEEYKSHYNLLFLAYQNELIGMFCIHTPLRKEAKAALEKLKAQGKKLILATGDTLVRTEELVKDLPFDQVYTDLKPDGKFELVEELQKAGHTILMVGDGLNDSAALTLSDIGVVMNESADISKQMSDILLLDNRLDFFQELDWLSSSLQILIKKNIQDTVVVNSSLIGFGLFNWLSPSNLSILHNLTTLRIVLRSLSIKNR, encoded by the coding sequence ATGTCTTTTAAAGTGCTATATAGAGGATATCAACATATCCGACTATCATCTTCTTTTTCACTTACCTTGGATATTCAAGACTATCTTCGTTCCTTGGCGAGAGATGAGAAGGGAATTGAGTCTATCCAGTTTTACATGGATCAACAGCACTTTACCCTACGTATAAAAGAAGGCTTCTCTGTATTAGACAATGCAGAAGCCTTTTTAAAAAGGATTGATAAAGGGAAAGTTTCTGAGTTGATGACTCTTCCTGTTCGTAGAGAAGAGAGTGCCTATTCTATCGTTTCAGGTGCAGCGATTAAGCGTGTGCTTTTTCGTAGTCTTGTGCCGTCTCCTATTCGCTATATATGGACTTGTTATCAGGCTTTTGGATATGTTAAAGAAGCCTATCAAACACTAGCGCGTAAGGAACTAACGATGGAAGTCTTGGACTGTTCGGCTATTTTATTGTCTTTGTTTATGAACCAATCCAAGACTGCCAGCAACATCATGTTTATGCTTGATTTGGGGAATCATTTAGATCAGTGGTCCTTGAAAAAAACTGCAACAGATTTAGAACAGAGTCTTCTTGCAAAAGAGAGCGATGTATTCTTAGTACAGGGCGATACGGTCGTTAGTATCAAGAGTTCCGATGTTCAAATAGGAGATGTCTTGGTCCTATCTCAAGGAAATGAAATTCTGTTTGATGGACAAGTAGTTTCAGGTTTAGGTATGGTCAACGAAAGTTCCTTGACGGGAGAGAGTTTTCCAGTTGAAAAAAGAGAGTCTGATTCGGTTTGTGCAAACACAGTCTTGGAAACTGGGGAGCTACGCATTCGTGTAACCGATAATCAGATGAACAGCCGTATTTTACAGCTGATTGAGTTGATGAAGAAATCTGAAGAAAACAAGAAAACTAAACAACGCTATTTCATCAAGATGGCGGACAAGGTCGTCAAATATAATTTCTTGGGGGCTGGTCTGACTTACTTATTAACAGGTTCTTTTTCTAAGGCTATTTCATTCCTATTGGTTGATTTCTCCTGCGCTTTGAAAATCTCTACTCCTGTAGCTTATTTGACAGCTATCAAAGAGGGGTTGAACCGTGAAATGGTGATTAAGGATGGGGATGTTCTAGAGAAATATCTGGAAGTTGATACTTTCTTGTTTGATAAGACAGGAACAATCACAACTAGTTATCCTATAGTTGAAAAGGTGTTACCTTTTGGGGACTATAGTGAGGAAGATATTCTCAGAATCAGTGCCTGTCTTGAGGAACACATTTATCATCCTATTGCTAATGCCATCGTCAAGCAAGCTGAGATAGAGGGAATTGAACATGAGGAAATGCATGGGAAACTCCAATATATTGCAAGCAAGGGGATCAAATCTCATATAGATGGCCAACCAGTTCTTATTGGGAATTATGTCTTGATGCAGGATGAGCAGATTCATATCAGTTCAGAACAAAATGCTTTAATTGAAGAGTACAAGAGTCACTACAATCTCTTATTCTTGGCTTATCAGAATGAATTGATTGGAATGTTCTGCATTCATACTCCTTTGAGAAAAGAAGCAAAAGCAGCCTTGGAGAAACTTAAGGCACAAGGGAAAAAATTGATTCTGGCAACAGGGGACACCTTGGTTAGGACAGAGGAATTAGTCAAAGATTTGCCCTTTGATCAGGTCTATACAGACTTGAAACCTGATGGGAAATTTGAGTTAGTAGAGGAACTGCAGAAAGCAGGTCACACGATTTTGATGGTTGGAGATGGATTGAATGACTCAGCGGCTCTAACCCTATCAGATATCGGTGTGGTGATGAATGAAAGCGCAGATATTTCTAAGCAGATGAGTGATATCTTATTGTTAGATAATCGCTTGGATTTCTTCCAAGAGTTGGATTGGCTATCATCATCTTTGCAAATACTCATCAAGAAGAATATTCAAGATACCGTTGTCGTAAATAGTAGTTTGATTGGCTTTGGCTTGTTTAATTGGCTCAGTCCTTCAAATCTCTCTATCTTACATAATCTAACAACCTTGCGCATTGTCTTGCGTAGTCTGTCTATTAAAAATAGATAG